A single genomic interval of Candidatus Eisenbacteria bacterium harbors:
- a CDS encoding TIGR03560 family F420-dependent LLM class oxidoreductase yields the protein MASHPIRFGIQTGQQNITWQDMLSLWQKADGWGYDTLWNFDHFYPIFTNPEGPCFEGWTTLSALAQATKRARIGHLVNGNTYRNPCLTAKMAATLDHISGGRLNLGIGAGWFELEHANFGIDFKTVRGRLDALDESLQIIRGMLTQPKTTVHGKHYHVTDAMGLPKPVQPKLPILIGGIGEKVLLRIVAKHADMYNTSGTAEFLAGKIEIIRRHGDAVRRDTSEIEHTVMMPLCYRASADREAFVQNLMAGMRGTTPEEARKAIMIGDRQECLDTIARYRKVGVTHFIFMTFAPYMVDEMQGFAEEVIPAARR from the coding sequence ATGGCATCGCATCCGATCCGCTTCGGCATCCAGACCGGCCAGCAGAACATCACGTGGCAGGACATGCTCTCGCTGTGGCAGAAGGCCGACGGCTGGGGCTACGACACGCTCTGGAACTTCGACCACTTCTACCCGATCTTCACGAATCCCGAGGGACCGTGCTTCGAAGGCTGGACGACCCTCTCGGCGCTCGCGCAGGCGACCAAGCGCGCCCGCATCGGCCACCTGGTGAACGGCAACACGTACCGCAACCCATGCCTCACCGCGAAGATGGCCGCGACGCTCGACCACATCAGCGGCGGGCGCCTCAATCTCGGCATCGGCGCCGGCTGGTTCGAGCTCGAGCACGCGAACTTCGGCATCGACTTCAAGACGGTGCGCGGCCGGCTCGATGCGCTCGACGAGTCGCTGCAGATCATCCGCGGCATGCTGACGCAGCCGAAGACGACCGTGCACGGGAAGCACTACCACGTGACCGACGCGATGGGTCTGCCGAAGCCCGTGCAACCGAAGCTGCCCATCCTCATCGGCGGCATCGGGGAGAAGGTGCTGCTCCGCATCGTCGCCAAGCACGCCGACATGTACAACACGTCCGGGACCGCCGAGTTCCTGGCGGGGAAGATCGAGATCATCCGCCGTCACGGCGACGCCGTCCGGCGCGACACGAGCGAGATCGAGCACACCGTCATGATGCCGCTCTGCTATCGCGCGTCGGCCGATCGCGAGGCGTTCGTGCAGAACCTCATGGCCGGCATGCGGGGAACGACGCCCGAGGAGGCGCGCAAGGCGATCATGATCGGCGACCGCCAGGAATGCCTCGACACGATCGCGCGCTACCGGAAGGTCGGCGTCACGCACTTCATCTTCATGACCTTCGCACCTTACATGGTCGACGAGATGCAGGGGTTCGCCGAGGAGGTGATCCCGGCCGCGCGGCGCTAG
- a CDS encoding helix-turn-helix domain-containing protein: MPTPRPGRPVRGSRTGRPIMALLDLLGRRWALRILWELAREPGTFAALQARCDAMSPSVLNQRLAELRDAGIVAPGDAGYALTPEGVALARVLGALDAWAKGWAASAARPGSPPRRTPASRRPCKVRRS; encoded by the coding sequence ATGCCCACGCCGAGGCCCGGCCGTCCCGTGCGCGGCTCGCGGACGGGACGCCCGATCATGGCGCTCCTGGATCTGCTGGGCCGTCGCTGGGCGCTCCGGATCCTGTGGGAGCTCGCTCGGGAACCCGGAACCTTCGCCGCGCTGCAAGCGCGCTGCGACGCGATGTCGCCGTCGGTGCTGAACCAGCGTCTCGCCGAGCTGCGCGACGCGGGCATCGTCGCGCCGGGCGACGCGGGCTATGCGCTCACCCCCGAGGGTGTGGCGCTCGCCCGCGTGCTCGGCGCGCTCGACGCCTGGGCGAAGGGGTGGGCGGCTAGCGCCGCGCGGCCGGGATCACCTCCTCGGCGAACCCCTGCATCTCGTCGACCATGTAAGGTGCGAAGGTCATGA
- a CDS encoding carboxymuconolactone decarboxylase family protein, with amino-acid sequence MTPRIAPVAPPYDAGVADELARWMPPGSPVDPLALFRTLVRDRPLAEAMLPLGRFLLGRGLGLPKRVRELVIDRVCARCGCEYEWGVHAVAFGAAAGLGDAELTATARGRANDPAFTPDDAAVIRLVDELHDTGHVSDALWTDLARRWSPEQLLELLVLAGWYHVISYVANGARVALEPWAARFPPSTA; translated from the coding sequence ATGACCCCGCGCATCGCACCCGTGGCGCCCCCGTACGACGCCGGCGTCGCCGACGAGTTGGCACGCTGGATGCCGCCCGGTTCGCCCGTCGATCCGCTCGCGCTCTTTCGCACGCTCGTGCGTGATCGCCCGCTCGCCGAGGCGATGCTGCCGCTCGGCCGCTTCCTGCTCGGCCGGGGGCTCGGACTCCCGAAACGCGTGCGCGAGCTCGTGATCGATCGCGTCTGCGCGCGGTGCGGGTGCGAGTACGAGTGGGGCGTCCACGCGGTGGCGTTCGGCGCCGCGGCGGGTCTCGGCGACGCCGAGCTCACCGCGACCGCCCGGGGACGGGCGAACGATCCTGCGTTCACTCCCGACGATGCCGCCGTCATCCGACTCGTCGACGAGCTGCACGACACGGGCCACGTGTCGGACGCGCTCTGGACCGACCTCGCGCGGCGCTGGTCGCCCGAGCAGCTGCTCGAGCTCCTGGTGCTCGCGGGCTGGTACCACGTGATCTCGTACGTCGCGAATGGCGCGCGGGTCGCGCTCGAGCCCTGGGCGGCGCGCTTCCCGCCCTCGACCGCCTAG